A genomic segment from Aegilops tauschii subsp. strangulata cultivar AL8/78 chromosome 1, Aet v6.0, whole genome shotgun sequence encodes:
- the LOC109780380 gene encoding SKP1-like protein 11 has protein sequence MDSTADFKGKRPLFQPDDVSAAAAAVAVPDEAEAEAKPSSSSEEVKEPEPGTEKQEEKPALVLVAEDGVEVRISEPAARMSQTLRHMMEDGCADGRIPTANIHSDILEMVVEYCEKHGPYYDPEASERDRYPFPPFPIELTPTVSSIKPVTYVDPDPHGLKDWDSDFISLDNSTLFEIILAANYLNIEDLLDLGTSAVADKMRGKKPEEIREIFEIENDYTPEQEAEVRKENAWAFED, from the exons ATGGATTCCACTGCCGACTTCAAGGGCAAGCGCCCTCTCTTCCAGCCTGATGACGTgtctgccgccgccgctgcagtGGCGGTGCCGGatgaggcggaggcggaggcgaagCCCTCGTCTTCTTCGGAGGAGGTAAAGGAGCCGGAGCCGGGGACAGAGAAGCAGGAGGAGAAACCCGCCCTGGTGCTGGTGGCCGAGGACGGCGTGGAGGTGCGCATCTCGGAGCCCGCGGCGCGGATGTCGCAGACGCTCCGCCACATGATGGAGGACGGCTGCGCTGACGGCCGCATCCCAACCGCCAACATCCACTCCGACATCCTCGAGATGGTCGTTGAGTACTGCGAGAAGCACGGGCCGTACTACGACCCCGAGGCCTCTGAGCGCGACCGGTATCCCTTCCCGCCCTTCCCCATCGAGCTCACCCCTACCGTCTCCTCCATCAAGCCCGTCACCTACGTCGACCCGGACCCCCACGGTCTCAAGGACTGGGACAGCGATTTCATCTCCCTCGATAACTCCACCCTCTTCGAGATCATCCTG GCCGCAAACTACCTGAACATTGAGGATCTGCTAGACCTGGGCACCTCGGCTGTGGCTGACAAGATGAGGGGGAAAAAGCCAGAGGAGATCCGCGAAATCTTTGAGATCGAGAACGACTACACACCAGAGCAGGAGGCTGAAGTCAGGAAGGAGAACGCATGGGCCTTTGAGGACTAA
- the LOC109745556 gene encoding uncharacterized protein, which yields MAQQQQPDAPPLGFFERISTCDVSLRKRQQRDSAAMASSDPALPPPLLLLPPPVPEQALVPPPARANPRPTVLDGVLSLLRSGESFIHGAFRGNSRRASPPGPPTSQQQQQPPQQQHHRNHPGEIMKRLQRETFPDVMRLMDKHEQIDRILSMYRSGKGFHFPELPVRVKVALDAVGALLLVDDDEFDHAREILGEAGNRTGLNSRFVLESKTRGSDTIAAEFSTRLGIGASVGEEDTERRPLELTRLQYCAHVNHWLSMILVPFGAQCNGFLHGTSLIQNLRGQGSLDGPPSFSEQHNCAAGLSMKGSNFTVSLAELVFGSGAQDGDHGVDNRMTTFGQVRYEPAQDVKLSLSGLWQIRPLLSRFNNLGTLAIPFGSLKPQRGTPPEIPAPMAPMARNDPAAHGPHPRPAQPITAAMVECELFEAMRAQGWVEMEGWSGRGPVRWGCCLSDTPEHELGWGVRMGGTAEGDTHRPHLEGFLSFNLGRGGKLQPGLVYVMEGEKRTPALVLRSTWFM from the exons ATggcgcagcagcagcagcctgACGCGCCGCCACTTGGTTTCTTCGAGCGGATATCCACCTGTGACGTGTCCTTAAGGAAGCGGCAGCAGCGCGACAGCGCCGCCATGGCCTCCTCCGACCCTGCGCTGCCGCCTCCGCTTCTTTTGCTGCCACCACCGGTGCCGGAGCAGGCGCTCGTCCCACCGCCGGCCAGAGCCAACCCGAGGCCCACGGTGTTGGACGGCGTCCTGAGTCTGCTCAGGTCCGGGGAGTCGTTCATTCACGGAGCCTTCCGGGGCAACTCCCGACGTGCGTCTCCTCCAGGGCCGCCGACgtctcagcagcagcagcagccgccgcAACAGCAGCACCACCGCAACCACCCT GGTGAAATCATGAAGCGGCTGCAGCGCGAGACGTTCCCTGATGTGATGAGGCTCATGGACAAGCACGAGCAGATCGACCGCATCCTTTCCATGTACAGGAGCGGCAAGGGGTTCCACTTCCCGGAGCTCCCGGTCCGGGTGAAGGTCGCGCTTGACGCGGTCGGGGCGCTGCTCCTCGTCGACGACGACGAGTTCGACCACGCCAGGGAGATCCTCGGCGAggcggggaacaggacaggcctcAACTCCAGGTTCGTCCTCGAGTCCAAGACCAGGGGCAGCGACACCATTGCAGCAGAGTTCTCCACCAGGCTCGGGATAGGGGCGAGCGTTGGGGAAGAAGACACCGAGAGGAGGCCTCTGGAGCTGACCAGGTTGCAGTACTGCGCCCACGTCAACCACTGGCTGTCCATGATCCTCGTTCCGTTCGGAGCTCAATGCAACGGCTTCCTGCACGGCACGAGCTTGATCCAG AATCTCCGGGGCCAGGGCTCTCTCGACGGTCCGCCTTCGTTCTCGGAACAACACAACTGCGCCGCTGGTTTGAGTATGAAGGGGTCCAACTTCACCGTGTCGCTCGCCGAGCTCGTCTTCGGTTCAGGAGCACAGGACGGCGATCATGGGGTGGATAACCGCATGACAACATTTGGGCAGGTGCGCTACGAACCAGCCCAAGATGTCAAGCTCAGCTTGTCGGGGCTGTGGCAGATCCGCCCGTTGttgtcccggttcaacaacctcGGGACGCTTGCCATTCCCTTTGGCAGCCTAAAACCACAAAGGGGCACTCCTCCGGAGATTCCTGCTCCCATGGCTCCCATGGCGAGGAACGACCCTGCGGCACACGGACCGCATCCCAGGCCTGCACAGCCAATCACTGCTGCCATGGTGGAGTGTGAGCTGTTTGAAGCCATGAGAGCACAAGGCTGGGTTGAGATGGAAGGGTGGTCCGGACGTGGGCCGGTGCGATGGGGCTGCTGCCTGTCCGACACCCCTGAGCATGAGCTGGGATGGGGAGTGAGGATGGGCGGCACGGCGGAGGGGGATACCCACCGCCCGCACCTGGAAGGGTTCCTCAGCTTCAACCTCGGCAGGGGCGGCAAGCTGCAGCCCGGCCTGGTGTATGTCATGGAGGGGGAGAAGCGGACTCCGGCGTTGGTCCTGCGGTCGACCTGGTTCATGTGA